From Candidatus Nanohalococcus occultus:
AGATAGCCGCTGACCCAGGTTCGAATCCTGGGGGGGCTATAGATGTTTCTTTAGGTTCGGGGCCAGGACTTGTAATGCTCCCTCTCCTCTTATTGCTAAATCGGAAATGTGGGAAAATCAGCTAAGCCTTGTAAATCTCGTCTTTGAGAATCTACATTCCTGATTTCACTATGTTGCTTTCTTAGCTTGCTTTGCTGCGTCTGTTGCTTCTTTAGCAGTTTCCTTGATTCCATCCATCGCCTTCTCAGCGGTATTGCCTGCATTTTTGAGTGTGTCAAACACTCCGCTCATCTTTTCTTCAAATTCTTCCGAGTCAACAGGAGATCCCTTAACTATTGATTCAACCTCTTTTGCATCATCCAAGAGTTCTTTGACTTCTTCTTCGGTGTGTTCGGTTTCTTCGCCTAAAGCTTCAACCCTGCTTTCGAATTTCTGAGCTAGGTTTGTTTCTTCTTTAGCCTCTTTAACAGCCATCATCTCATCCCTTTCTGTGTGCTGATGTAGCTCCTGATCAAACGCCTCTAATTGCTCGTTACCGCTACTCCTAGCAATCTTGTCTATCTCCTTCTCTTCTTTTTCTTCCTCTTGCTCGATTTTTTCCAAGTTCTGGATTTCTTGAGCAGTCTTCTCCTCCTCATCAGCGATATGCGTTCCTTCCTGAGTCGTCCCGTATTCTTCCTGTGCCTCATCAGCTGCTCTCTGAGCCGCATCCATCAGAAGCCTTAATATAGCCATAACCAGTTCCTGAGTCGCTCCCTGATTCTTCAACTGAGATATTTCTTGTTCTAACTGCTGTATTTCCTGGTCTTCCTGCTTTTCCTCTTGTCTAATCTTCTTTACTATATCTGTGAACGTTTGAACTTCCTTTTCTTCGCCCTGGATAGCCTGTTTAAGCTCCTTAGTTGCTTCGTCTTCTTCCTTCACCTCTGATTTCTTTTCCTTCATCAACTCCTTTATTGAATCTCTTGAAAGACTTCCATTCTCTATTTTCTTGATTAGATTAAAGGTAGAGTCTTCCTTACTCTTTTCATCCCTCTCCAGCTTCTGAATACTTCCTAAAACACCATCTACATCCTTCATCAACTCCTTTAGACCAGACAGTTCCTCTTTGACAGATTTCATACCTCAAATTTGCTTCTATTTCATTTAAAAATTAAAGCAGCCCAGGCTACGAACCACAAATAATTGTAACTGAAAAATTAGGTTTTAACTCTTCTTTCCTCTCCGCACCCGGAGAAAGCTCGGAAGGCTAATTAAGTATGAGTTCTTCTTTCAGCTCTTTTTTGAGTTCGAAGATATCTGTTGGAAGCTCTGTTGGATCGAAAAATATTATGTCCTCTATTACCGGCCCCATACACTGTGCTTGGAGGTAGCGCCGGACTTTGCTTTTCTTGCTGGCTGGCGTGAGATTTGTCTCAACCTCGTAGATCATCGCAGTGTCCGCGTCTATTACATCGACGATCCATTCGTTCGGTATCTCGACTTCCGTCCTCACTTCATGACTGTTATCAGATAGTATCTCGTAGATCGCACTTTTGACCATGAAATGGCGGTACTGGTCGCCGTGGCGGTTGACACCAGATTTTTTGTTCCATTCACGTTGGCCGCCGCATTTTTCGATTATCCCTAGTTTCTGCCTCAAAAGCTCCTTTTTGTTCATTCCCTTACAACCTATTCAGACTACTACAGTGAAAACGTTAACATCTCGGTAAAACCTGATTTAACACTGATTCGCCAATCGGATTCTATGTGTGTGGTCCTGATCCGACATGGCGAGACCGAACATAATGCTAAAGACTCTATCACAGGCCAGCTAGATGTGAGCCTGAACAAATATGGGGTTGAGCAGGCTGAAAAGGCAGCGAATAGACTTGAAAAATACAGTTTCGATGCTGCTTACTCCAGCGATCTAGAGAGAACATACGAGACCACCAAGATCATAGCTGAAAGACACGGACTGGAGCCTCAAAGATACAAAGAGTTCCGGGAAAGAGGTTTCGGAGAGCACGAGGGAAGACCAAAAGACGATTGGCGCAAAGTGGTAAGAGAACATGACGGCGACCGTCACTTCCTGAAACCTGATGGAGGGGAAAGTCTGAGAGAGGTCGGAGAGCGGTTCGTTGGAAAGCTAGATGAGCTAAGGGAAAAACACGGCGAGGACGAGACTATCTTGGTAGGTGGACACAGCGTAGCTCTGAAAGCAACTCTGATGGAAATCCTGAATCTAAGCGGAGAAGGATACAACAAGCTTTCACAGGACAACACAGGTTTGACCGAAATAAAGCACAGTGAAAAAAGAGGCTGGAAACTAGTTCGAATGAACGATACCGCACACCTAGAATAACACGGTTTTAGCCAAGCTTTCTCATGAAAACAACGAATGCGGTGTGACCAACTTCATCTCTCAACGACTTTTTAGGAGCAACATTCCAGTTTCGCTGAATGTTCTCGACAACGCTCTCCAGTTTGAATTCAAAGTTCTCAGCTGACTGGACAGCCTCGGATGCCTGTTCTAGCGCCGGCGAGTAAACCATCATGTAGCCGCCAGTATCGTCTGGGCTATTATGGCTCCGGCGTCTTTTTCAGTTATGACCTGAGCCTTGCGTTTGAACAAGTGTTTTTTCAGGTCGTTTAGATCCGGTTCGAGAACCCGGAAGATCTTGCCTGTGTTGGTCTCTATACTGTCTCCGAGTTGAGCGTTTTTCCAGCTTCTGCTTTTCTATCATGCCTTCTTTGGTGTGTAGATCGGTTTCAGATGTTGTCAGGTAGTTCTTTTCATCGGAAACAAGCAGAATGTAGTTTTCAGGCCTCATAGCCTCGGTTTGTTCTGGAAGGATTAAACCTTGTTGGTAACGGGTTAAAAGATTCTCTTCCAAAGCAAAACCATGAGCAAGGAAGTACGTGCGTCACATATTCTAGTTGAAAACGAACAGCATGCGACACAAATCAAAAGAGAGATGGAAAAAGACGAAGGAACCTTCGAGGAAATGGCCAAGGAACACTCTGACTGTCCTTCAAGCAAGAAAGGCGGCGACCTAGGATTCTTCGGCCGCGGGAAGATGGCCAAGCCTTTCGAGAAGAAAGCCTTCAGCATGGACGTAGATGAGATCAGCGAGCCTGTGGAAACACAGTTCGGATGGCATCTCATAAAGAAAACCGACGAGAGATAGTCGGTTTTCTGTTTGAAGCAGAAAATCTCTGATTTTCGATCATTAAGAAGACGGATGAGCGGTAGCTCTCTGTTCTTCTAGTCACCAAGAAGATCTTTGATCTTCGGCTGATAAAGAAAACCGACGAACGGTAAAGCTCGGAATAAAAATCAGGGGTGTGAAAACCACCCACACTTATCCACCTTTAAAAGAATTGTCTGGAACTTATTGGCTACAGCATGTCAGAAGTCCGTGAAATTGTAAGAATTGCGAGAACCGATATCGATGGAACCAAACCGATAGCTAAAGCTATCCGCTCACTAAGTGGCGTTGGCGACATGTACGGTAATGCTATCGCTAAAGTACTAGAATTCGATACAGAGACCAAGATCGGATCTCTAAGCGATGAAGAAATCGATCAAATTGAAGAAACAATCAAGAGTCCGGAAGAAGCTGGAGTTCCAGCATGGGTAAGAAACCGGAGAAAAGATAGAGAAACAGGAGAAGACCGTCATCTAATCGGTTCCGACCTCGAGCTACGTAAGGAGTTCGATATCAGACGTTACAAGGAAATCGGTTCCTACGTCGGATGGAGACACGAGATCGGTCTGCCAGTACGCGGACAGAAGACAAAGTCCTCATTCAGATCCGGAAGCAAGATCGGAGTTTCCCGAGCAAGACTTCAGGAAGAGGCATCGCCTGACGGAGGAGACGAATAATGCGAAGGTCACAGAAAATCACCGGAGGAGATTTTTGAATGGTAAAGAAACTCAACAAGCAGTACGAGACACCGAACGAAGGATGGAACGAAGAAAGAATCAACAGAGAGGACTCGTTGAAGGAAGACTACGGTCTTTCCAAGAAACAGGAGATTCACAAGGCACAGAGCCAGGTAAGAGATCTCAGACGGCAGGCACGGAAGCTTGCTGCTGCTGAAGACGAGAACCGAACGCAGAAGTTCCTGGGAAAGGTTAACAGACTCGGACTGATCAGAGAAGACGATCACCTTGAAGACGTTCTATCTCTGAAGGTAACAGACATACTAGATAGAAGACTACAGACAGCTGTCAACAGAAGAGGTTTCTCGGATACAGCATCCGAAGCCCGACAGCTTGTTGTCCACGGACACGTCTACGTCGATGGACAGCGCGTAACGGTTCCAAGCTACCTTCTTACACAGGAAGAAGAGAAGGAAGTCGAACTCAGAATGCCTGAGCCGGAAGAGGAACCAGAGGAAGTTGAAGAAGAGACAGAAGAAGCAGAGGAAGAAGCTTCTGAAGAATCAGAGGAGACAACGGAGGAAGATGAAGAATGACTCGTAAAGGAATTGTAAACATTTACTCAAGTTTCAACAACACAATAATTCACGTAACCGATGCCACAGGAGCTGAGACAATCGCAAGGATCTCAGCAGGAATGGTTACGGACAAAGGCCGTATGCAGGGAGAGCCTTTCCCAGCTATGAAGGCCGCAAAGCAAGCCACAGAGGAAGCCAAGGAGAAGGGTATCGAACAGGTCGATATTCAGGTTCGTGCGCCCGGTGGATCAAAGGCAAAGATGCCTGGTAAAGGCGCACAGCCAGCGATCAGAGCTATCTCCAGAAGCGATCTAGACGTTGGAGACATCGAAGACGTAACACCTGTACCGCACGATGGCTGTAGAGCCAAGGGCGGAAAACGCGGAAGAAGGGTGTAAACCAATGGATGTCAACGTAGAGGAAGACGCAGATGTCACAAAGATTACTTTGACAGATGCGAACCCTGCTGTAGCTAACGCTTTGAGACGATCTATTCTAACAAAGGTTCCTACACTTTCCATCAGCCACCTAGATATCAGTGAGAACCAGTCAGCTATCTTCGATGAGATGCTCGCACACCGAGCAGGACTAGTTCCTTTCACAATCCCGCAAACCGTTGAAGACGGAGACACAGTTCACATAGCTGCGATGAAGGAAGGACCTGGAAAGCTCTACGCGAAAGACATCAAGACCGACAACGAGGAGGCAGAGCCGGTCAACCCTGATACGGTTATTGCGACACTGAAAGAAGGTCAGGCAGTCGAGTTCGAAGGTCAAGCCGAGCTTGGACGCGGAGAGGAACACGCCAAACACCAGGGCGGAACAGTAGGATACGAAAAGATTGATGACGGAGAGTTCGTCTTCAGAATCGAATCATCAAGCGGTTACAGTAACGAAGAGCTATTCGAGCAGGCTGTCAAGGAGATCAAAAAAGAGCTTGATGAGTTCTCCGAAGCACTCGAAGAACTGTAAAACACCACATATTTACTTTTTCACATACATCTTTTTCTCGTGTCAGATAGATACACGAAAATATCTCAGACCTCCAACTTCACAGTTTCCAAGGACTCAGATTTCGAGACCAAGAAGACCAGATCTCTCCGAAACGAACTGCGGGAAGTTGACCTCCTACTTGAAGACGTGTTAATATACCGGAGCTGTAGAGAGGGCGCGGAGAACTCAGAAAAAAGCATAGACACGGTAGCCGAGGAATTAATCGCCTCTGAAAACTGTAGAGAAACCTGGAACCTTACAGATCAGGCAGCCTACAAACTGATGGCCGGTAGCTACAACAACGCAGTAAAGAAGCTAAAAGCGATACCCGAAGCCGATATACCGGAAAGAAGAGCCGTTCCTCGAGAAGGCTCCGTAAGCATGTACGACAGAAACGGGCCTTCTATAGATAGACACACTCAGACACGGCAGGAAGCAAAGACAGAGAAAAAGACCGACAACGAGGAAACCAGCAGACCGGAACACCTGACCAGTTACTACGAAGAACTAACTGAGAACGCAGCTATATTAGGTTACCACCTTGAAACATTAGCAAGAGAGCCTTCCGAACCTTTCAACGAAGACGATCTTGAACCACATCCAAAAGACTGGATGTACTAAACATTACCTAGCCGGGGTAGCCAATAACTCTTGCCAACCCCGTAAAACATACAGGCAGGAAACCAGCCGGGGTAGCCAAGTGGCCAAAGGCGCAGGACTTAAGATCCTGTCCCGCAGGGGTTCACGAGTTCAAATCTCGTCCCCGGCATCATTCCAAACTCTCTACTACTTCTTTTGATAGCTCATAAGAGTCCTCTAACTCTTCTTCTAAAATCAACCCGACCTTTTTACCTCCAATTTGGCCTGCTCCCTTTACCTTAAGATTATCCATCGCTATGTTTTCCAAATCCGCGGAAATTTCTCTCAGCTTCTTTACTGTTTCATCGTCTAGCACTCCATCTGCCTTCACCGCGATTTCTCTGAATCCGTTAGCCTCCTTATTGATATGTTTCTGATAGCTTCTCCTCACCTTCTTACCGTGAAGATCGTCCCAGTGACTGTCCTCATAGAAGAAAACAAATTTCTTGACAGCATCATTTACTGATTGAGCTACTTTCTCCTCCTCCGAACCCTCGTTGATAAACTCGTATGTTCGTAAATACGTCGATAGAACACTAGCTCCAGCAGAGATTGTAGCAGGATCCATAGGAAGAATATTTAACAAAAACTTAGATAATTTGCGCTTCAGTTGTTGAGATCGCTTAGTTCGCTCTGTAGGTTCTGAAGTTCGGAGTGAAGTTCTTCAACCGAGTCATCGATTTCAGGTTCCTGGATGTTCTGTGTGTTGAGATCAACCTGTTGAGGTACCTCACCTTCGACTTCCGGGACCTCCATTTCGATGTCATCAAGCTTCTCGTTCATACGGTCGATGTTTTCGTATACGGTATCGATGGTCTTTTCCTTGACCTCTCTGACCTGTCTGAGGACTTCTGCGGCTTCTTCTACGTTCTGAATTATCTGTCGGACTGCCTCGAGATCCTGAAGTAGTACTTTGTAGCCATCTACCCTTACGTAAAGTTGATCGTCCTCTGACATCTATCAACGGTTTACCTTACGCTGTTATTAAAACCGTTGGAGAGCAACAGGAGTTAAAAATCTGAACAGATCGATTTCAACGTGGAAATGCTGAAACGACAATACACACGCGATATTACACCAGACATGGACGGCGAAGAAGTAGCCGTCGCAGGCTGGGCGCACGAAATAAGAGATCTAGGAGGAATCACCTTCATCCTGTTAAGAGACAGGGAAGGCACAATCCAGGCAGTTTTCAAGGAAGACGAAAACGAAGAGCTATTCGAGAAAGCACAGGAAGTCGGCCGAGAGGACGTCATAATGATCGAAGGAACAGTCAAAGAATCCGATCAGGCACCAGGTGACCGCGAGCTAATGCCAACCTCGCTTGAAATCATCGGAGACGCCGAACAACCGCTTCCAATGGAAGTATCGAAGGACATCGACTCGGATAGAGCAACAAGACTCGACAACCGGTTCATGGACCTCAGAAGACCGGAGATCCACGCAATCTTCTCACTAAGAAGTCATTTAATCGAGTCAATGGAAGAGTACTTCGATAAAAACGATTACATCAACATCCAGACACCTAACATCGCAAAGATGGGTGCTGAAGGCGGAGCAGAGCTTTTCCCAGTAGTCTACTACGGAGAAGAAGCATTCCTAAGCCAATCACCTCAGCTATACAAGCAGATGCTGATGGCAGCAGGCTTCGATAAAGTATACGAGACAGGAACCGCATTCCGCGCAGAAAACTCGAATACTTCCAGACACGTCTCCGAGATCTCCATGTTCGACGTCGAGCTAGCGTTCATCGAAGACCAAGACGACGTCATGGACGTACTGGAAAACTCGCTGCGTTACACACTAGAAGAGACAGCGAAAAAATCCGCTGACGATCTAGAAGAACTCGGCGTAGAGCTGACAGTGCCGGAAGAAGACTTCCCACGGATCAGCTTCGAGGAAGCCCGCAGAATCCTCAAAGAAGAGTATGACTACGAACCAGCAGAAGAAGACGATCTAGACACGAAAGGAGAGAAACTGCTTGGAGAACACTTCGAAGAACAAGGACATCCAGCCTTCTTCGTAATCGGTTACCCTGGCGAGAAGTTCTACTACATGGAAGCCCGTGAAGGAGACAAGTATGGATCCCGACGTTTCGATCTTATCTACAAGGGACTTGAACTGGCATCCGGCGGACAGCGAGAGCATGACATGGACAAGCTCATGGCAGCGATCGAAGAGGAAGGAATCGACCCTGAGGACATAAGCTTCTACCTAGAATCGTTCAAGTTCGGAATGCCACCTCACGGAGGCTACGGACTAGGCCTCGACAGACTGGTCAGACAGGTCGCCGAACTGGACAACGTCAAGGAAGGAATCCTGTTCCCAAGAGATCCGGACCGACTAACACCGTAAAATTTCAAGTCCCGGCGGTTGCCGGGCATCATTTTTACCTTGTCTTTTTATGGCGCTCCGCCTAAAATTTTCTATACTATGGCCGAGGCACAAGCAGTCGAGCAACAGGAGGAGAAGGAATACAGTCCTGGCGATACCAAGATCAAGAAGGTTACATCGAAAGGTTTCAAGTCTTTTCAGCAGAAAACCGCTGTCCCGTTTTACGAAGGACTTACAGCCATCGTCGGAGAGAACGGGAACGGCAAATCCAACGTTATCGATGCTATAAGCTTTGTGTTCGGCCGACGAAGCTCCAAACTGAGAGCCGAAAAACTCGAACAGCTAATCTTCAACGGCGGAGACTCCCGTAAACCCGCAGACTACGCGCTTGTAACTATCACACTGGATAACTCCTCTGGTATTTTCGATGAGTTCCTGGAAGACGAGGAGGAAACCGATGAGATCAAGGTAGGCCGCAAGGTCACCAGAGCCGGTTCTTCCATGTATAAGTTCATGGGAACTAACTGTAAACGCTCTAAGATCGATGAGATCGCACGTAAAGCAAATATTGATCCGGAAGGATACCACTTTGTCCGGCAGGGAAAGGTAACAGAGATTGTAGAGCAGTCAAACGTTGCTCGCCGGCAGGTAATCGATGAGCTTTCCGGAGTCGCCGAGTTCGATAGAAAAAAAGAGGCAGCACTCGAGGAACTGGAGGAAGTCGAATCAAAATTACAGGAACAGGAGCTTTTGCTGGAGGAAAAGGAAAGCAGGCTCGAAAAGTTAAAGGAGGAAAAGGAGCTGGCGTTAAAGTACCGCGAGCTCGAAAAACGGAAGGAAAAGCTGGAGGCCTCGACCTTGGAAGTGCGGAAGCGCGCGCTTTCCAACCAGCTAGCAAACCTGAATACAGATGTATCCGATAAAAGAGAACGGCTAGAAGAGGTAAGCCAGAAGCTCGAGGAGATCGATGCCGAAATAGAAAATAAGCAGGATCGGATCGAGGAAATTGAGGACAAACAGACTGAAGGCAACGACATTGCGCATCTTGAAAACAAGATAGAGAAAAAGAAAGGAGAGATATCGAACAAACGTGACAAACTCGAGGACCTAGAGGAGACAATCGAGGAGCTTGAGAAAATGCAGAGCCGGTCGAATACAGGCTCGAAAGCGGTCAACGCAGTACTACAGCTTGACGATGACCGCGTTATCGGTGCGGTACAGGATCTGGTTAGCGTACAGGATAAGTTCGCGGTCGCTATTGAGACGGCGGCAGGCTCACGTATGAACAACGTTGTCGTTGAGAACTCGAGTGCGGCAACGGATGCGATCAATTACCTGAAACGTCAGAACATCGGCCGGGCGACAATGCTGCCGATGGATAAGATCAACCAGAAATCCAAAAGCGCCAAATCGAAGATGGCGAAGAAAAAGAAAGGCGTGATTGATTATGCGTCTAACTTGATTAACTACAACAACGACTACCAGAAAGCAATCGATTACGTTTTCTCCGATACATTGGTGGCCGAAGACCTTGATTCAGTTAAAAACATCGATGGCGTCCGCGTTGTAACCCTGGACGGCGATATTATGTCCCGTGGCGGAGCGATGACCGGAGGTAAGAAGAAAAAGAAACGCGGGAACTCGAAGAAGCTCTCAAGCTCTCTTGACCCTGAGGAAAAGAAAAAGGAAAAGAAGAAAGTCAAGGAAAAGATCGAGGACCTTCAGAAAGACGTCGCCGAACTCAAACGGATGAAGAAAAACCGGGAGAGCAAACAGGAAACCGATCAAGAGCTTAAAGAAGAGCGTAAACAGCTGCGGGAAGCCCTGAAAGATATCCGAGGTGAACGCCAAGAGCTTTACAGCGAAAAACAGCGTTTGAAGACCAAGATCGACAACGAGAAAGGCAAGAAACCTAAGCTGAAAGCAGAGCTATCGAACATAAAGGAAGACATGGAAGAGTTTGATTTTGATACCGATGAGTTGAAAACTGATAGCTCTCCGGAGGATCTGAAAAAGAAGAAAAAACAGCTCTTGCGCAAGCAGAACTCGATGGGGCCGGTCAACATGCGTGCGATCGACGAATACAAGAAAAAAAGCGAGGAGTTCGAATCATTCAAGCAGACGGTCTCGGAGATTCGGCAGGAAAAACTGGAGATCGAGGACATGATAGATGAGATAGACCAGCGGAAGCGAAGCAGGTTTATGGACACACTGACTCAGATACAGGATTCTTTCAGCGAGATATTCACTCAGCTGTTCGAAGGAGGTAACGGAGAGCTAGTCTTGGAAGATGACGACATTGAGAAAGGTTTGAAGATCCGAGCGCAGCCACCAGGCAAGGAACCGCACATCATCGATGCTTTAAGCGGAGGAGAAAAGACTATGACCGCGATCGCATTCGTCTTCGCAATCCTTGAGTACGAGGAATCTCCTTTCTACCTGATGGATGAGATCGATGCCGCACTGGATAAAACCAACTCGAAGCTTCTCTCGGAGCTGCTAAAAGACTATGCTGCCGAAAACCAGTTCATCGTTATCAGCCACAACGACATCACAGTAAGGCACGCAGAACGAGCTTACGGAATCTCGATGAGAGACGGAGTCTCGAAGGTTAGAAGCATCGAACTGGATGCATAAACCATGACCCAGGAGATTTGAACCCGGATAACGAAGTTCTGCCCTGCTGAATTAAAAACCGCGGAAGACAAGTTCTACACTAGGGGAAGCGGAAGTTTAGGCAGGATCGACAATGGAAAATTATAACGCAGAAACGATAAAGGAACAGCACTGGGAAGAGACCATTGACTTCCTCACGAAAGACATGCCCGCCGATGAGATAGATATCAAGGTTCTAGCCCAGCGGTACCGCGAATACATAGATACTTTGAAGGAAAACGACCTGGCGGTTTCAGCAAAAGCCATACGCGTTTGCTCGGCGCTATTGAACCTGAAAGCAGCTATTACGCTGGATTACGAGGACGAGATACCTGAACAGGAACAAGAGCCAGAACCTATGGACTTCGAGGAAGAACCCGGAGAGGAAGAGGAACTCGATCTCGAGGAACCACCCAAGCTACGTATGCCTCCGAAGCCGAAACCTCGCCGCCGGATGCACAAAGCCGAGCTGAAAGACGCCTTAAGAGATGCGATGGAGGTAAAAGAGCGGAGAGAGGAAAGACGCGAGGAACGTGAAGAGATGGACCACCAGTTCGAATTCGAGGAGGAAACAATACGTGACCGGATCGACTCTCTTTACTCGAAGGTCACCGATTTGATTTCAAGTTCCTCGGAGAAAGTCAGGTTCAGCCAGCTGCTTGATGAAAAGACTAGCGAAGAGCAGATCGATAAGTTCATGCAGGTCCTGACCCTGGAAAACGATCGGAAGGTTACCTGCCATCAGGAAGAGTTTCTTGGAGAGTTACACGTTGAACCGGAGGACGACGAGGTTGCGAACTAGAAAATCACTGCTAAGTTTTTCAACTACGGCGGTATAAACTCTAAGTATGGACGAGAAAAAAGCAAGACTTGAGGCAGCATTCTTCCTCGCGGACAAACCTGTCGATAGAGAGGAGATCGCAGATATTCTTGATCTCGGATCAATGGGTTACGTAGAGACGCTCGTAAACGACGTGCGGGAAGACCTAGAGGAAGAACACCGCGGGCTTGAACTTGTCGAGACACCGGAAGGATACGAATTGAAGGTGAAAAAAGGCCACATACAGCACGTTTCACATCTAGCACCGCATCAAGACCTCAACCAGGGAGAGCTACGTACACTTGCCTTGATTGCTTATAATGCTCCTGTCGAGCAGACCGATATCGTTGAGATCCGTGGAAACCGCGCCTACCAGCATGTAAAGGAGCTTGTGAAACGAGGATTCTTATCGAAGGAAAAAGACGGGCGTACAGCGATACTCGATGTCACAGACCAGTTTTTGGAGTACTTTGACTTTGATTCAGTCGATCAGTTCAAACAGGAGTATGAGAACGAAGAGCAGGGACGGGACGCAGATCAGCAAGGCGTTGAGATGTTCTAACAGGCGACTGGCTGACAAGGTAATACGTTTATCCAAAGCACAGAGTGATAACGTGAACAAAAATCAAATTCTCGTTACGATATTCTCGGCCTTAACAGGATTCGTCCTTGTATTTCTGGTGATAGCTTACCCTCTTTCAGAAGAGGTAAACAAGTTTACAAGAGCCGATGTATCTAAACACGTCACTAATATTTCATGCGGCATCGGAAACCAATGTTATGGAAGCTTGAGCTGCCATCAAGGTCTTAACTGGAACTATAGAGATGGAAACATAACCGGATTCGACACCGACAGAGTAAACGGAAATATTACAGAGCCTCGATGCGTTAAAGAACCCTATCTTGAGGACTATTGTGGTCTTTTTGAAACCCGCGCCACCCTACAGTCTTGGCCGCCTTCAGCCTCTGAATGCCGCGAATACGACTCGTTAAAACGTAAATTCGCCGCATTTCTAAATGAGTACCTATGAACCGCACGGCTATCCAGGAAAGCTCTCTAGAGATCAGTTACTTTTTGTAGCTCATCCACACCAACGTTCACATGGAAATTACAAGCCTCGATCTACATATCCTCATGGAAGAGCTAAACGAACTGGAGGAAGGATTCGTCCAGAAAGTTTACCAGCGAGGCGAAGAACTTACTATAGAAGTATACGTGTCCGGAGAAGGAAAAAGACGTTTAATTGTAGGCACCAGCTACTGTTTTCTCTCCAAATACAAGCGGGATAACCCGGAGAGACCGCCAGGATTCTGTATGGAGCTTAGAAAACACATGGGCCGAATAGATTCGATCGAACAGCGCGGTTTCGACCGCATACTTGAGATAAAGAGCGGAGAAAAGACCTTGATATGCGAGATGTTCGGTAAAGGAAACATCGTCTTGCTTGATGGAGACAAGGTCATCGGTGCGATCCGACAGATCGAGTTCAAGGACCGTAAAATCGTTGTAGGCGAAGAATACGAGTACCCAGAACCGGCAACCGATCCTCGCGAATTAAACGATATCTTCGATGCGATGGACGGAGAGCTAGTGCGTTCGCTGGCCGCAGACCTCTCGCTAGGAGGAACGTACGCAGAAGAGATCTGCTCACGGCTTGGAATCGAAAAAGACAGGAAAATAGAAGAGTTAAGCGACGAAGAAAAGAGCAAGGTACGCGAGGAGTTCAACAAGTTAATTGAAGCATCGGAAAACACTGAACCAGTTATCTACAAGGACGACCGCGAGCTTATCCGGGCCGCACCTTTCAAACTAGAGACCTACAATAATTACGAGATAGAGGAGTTCGAGAGCTTCTCCGAGTCACTGGATGAGTTTTTCTACCGACGCGAG
This genomic window contains:
- a CDS encoding histidine phosphatase family protein; amino-acid sequence: MCVVLIRHGETEHNAKDSITGQLDVSLNKYGVEQAEKAANRLEKYSFDAAYSSDLERTYETTKIIAERHGLEPQRYKEFRERGFGEHEGRPKDDWRKVVREHDGDRHFLKPDGGESLREVGERFVGKLDELREKHGEDETILVGGHSVALKATLMEILNLSGEGYNKLSQDNTGLTEIKHSEKRGWKLVRMNDTAHLE
- a CDS encoding peptidylprolyl isomerase — its product is MLFQSKTMSKEVRASHILVENEQHATQIKREMEKDEGTFEEMAKEHSDCPSSKKGGDLGFFGRGKMAKPFEKKAFSMDVDEISEPVETQFGWHLIKKTDER
- a CDS encoding 30S ribosomal protein S13, which encodes MSEVREIVRIARTDIDGTKPIAKAIRSLSGVGDMYGNAIAKVLEFDTETKIGSLSDEEIDQIEETIKSPEEAGVPAWVRNRRKDRETGEDRHLIGSDLELRKEFDIRRYKEIGSYVGWRHEIGLPVRGQKTKSSFRSGSKIGVSRARLQEEASPDGGDE
- a CDS encoding 30S ribosomal protein S4; amino-acid sequence: MVKKLNKQYETPNEGWNEERINREDSLKEDYGLSKKQEIHKAQSQVRDLRRQARKLAAAEDENRTQKFLGKVNRLGLIREDDHLEDVLSLKVTDILDRRLQTAVNRRGFSDTASEARQLVVHGHVYVDGQRVTVPSYLLTQEEEKEVELRMPEPEEEPEEVEEETEEAEEEASEESEETTEEDEE
- a CDS encoding 30S ribosomal protein S11 produces the protein MTRKGIVNIYSSFNNTIIHVTDATGAETIARISAGMVTDKGRMQGEPFPAMKAAKQATEEAKEKGIEQVDIQVRAPGGSKAKMPGKGAQPAIRAISRSDLDVGDIEDVTPVPHDGCRAKGGKRGRRV
- the aspS gene encoding aspartate--tRNA(Asn) ligase translates to MLKRQYTRDITPDMDGEEVAVAGWAHEIRDLGGITFILLRDREGTIQAVFKEDENEELFEKAQEVGREDVIMIEGTVKESDQAPGDRELMPTSLEIIGDAEQPLPMEVSKDIDSDRATRLDNRFMDLRRPEIHAIFSLRSHLIESMEEYFDKNDYINIQTPNIAKMGAEGGAELFPVVYYGEEAFLSQSPQLYKQMLMAAGFDKVYETGTAFRAENSNTSRHVSEISMFDVELAFIEDQDDVMDVLENSLRYTLEETAKKSADDLEELGVELTVPEEDFPRISFEEARRILKEEYDYEPAEEDDLDTKGEKLLGEHFEEQGHPAFFVIGYPGEKFYYMEAREGDKYGSRRFDLIYKGLELASGGQREHDMDKLMAAIEEEGIDPEDISFYLESFKFGMPPHGGYGLGLDRLVRQVAELDNVKEGILFPRDPDRLTP